The Williamsoniiplasma somnilux genome includes a window with the following:
- a CDS encoding type III pantothenate kinase — MGKILLTDIGNTSIHFKLYDEQKNIYLTENRFYINEKIKFSSFINKGIVDEIVYSSVVPKLSKKLINFANKKGIKIRSIKDFKSINYKKFNIENTNELGADFVAYFHAMNNKKNHIIISLGTATTLSVICNKKFEGAIIMPGIKTSLYSLINKAALLKTSNFHFSNQIIGKNTAEAINIGSINSHYYAIEKNIELIKQNMKIDEVIFTGGNAYLLNEKIKEKYILDEDLIFKGIINIYNK; from the coding sequence ATGGGAAAAATACTACTTACAGATATAGGAAATACATCAATTCATTTTAAACTTTATGATGAGCAAAAAAATATTTATTTAACAGAAAATCGTTTTTACATTAACGAAAAAATAAAATTTTCAAGTTTTATTAACAAAGGAATTGTAGATGAAATTGTTTATTCTTCTGTGGTGCCAAAATTGAGCAAAAAATTAATTAATTTTGCAAATAAAAAAGGAATTAAAATTAGATCTATTAAAGATTTTAAATCTATTAATTATAAAAAATTTAATATAGAAAACACCAACGAATTAGGAGCTGATTTTGTCGCCTATTTTCATGCTATGAACAATAAAAAAAATCACATAATTATTTCTTTAGGAACAGCAACTACTCTTTCTGTAATTTGTAACAAGAAATTTGAAGGAGCAATAATTATGCCAGGAATTAAGACAAGTTTATATTCCTTAATAAATAAAGCAGCTTTGCTAAAAACAAGTAATTTTCACTTTTCTAATCAAATTATTGGTAAAAACACTGCAGAAGCAATAAATATCGGATCTATAAATTCTCATTATTATGCAATTGAAAAAAATATTGAATTAATTAAACAAAACATGAAAATAGACGAAGTAATTTTTACAGGTGGTAATGCCTATCTTTTAAATGAAAAAATTAAGGAAAAGTACATATTAGATGAAGATTTAATTTTTAAAGGAATCATAAATATTTATAATAAATAA
- a CDS encoding AEC family transporter, with amino-acid sequence MSNVLILSEATDAIKTALSSLIFWGSIIAACFVIFLGFIIQRKKIANDGWEKPLVKVLLMIGLPALILKSFMVDLSKDNALEMFMIMLVGLLFFFALAVFSKYFYIKNSRSIQDTLSMCVAFGSTVYFGVPIALSITPESLTKTVEASANMFNVGFWIFMCSWALFVIKRPLPGTSLDGKNLKGKENDLVNIEHRSNKIKWLDIKGVILTPIIISLIVGIVLWILQLIPGIDVIHVTDGGWNTIKPGYYSITRIDALIPGVDKILIVLSALPTPLAWLAVGALIGKSDINAAIKNKTVWYTFALKNVFAGLFGIAVVSAIAAIGNATGSFEISKYAFVMIVLSAASPIATTIVSYSIMYNKEPVLASEATTLSTVGSVVSMPLWTIIALFVGFSSPIFA; translated from the coding sequence ATGTCTAATGTTTTAATTTTAAGCGAAGCTACTGATGCAATCAAAACTGCATTATCTAGTCTCATATTTTGAGGTTCAATAATTGCTGCTTGTTTTGTTATTTTTCTTGGATTTATTATTCAAAGAAAAAAAATAGCCAATGACGGATGAGAAAAACCTTTAGTTAAAGTTTTACTTATGATTGGTTTACCGGCATTGATTTTAAAATCATTTATGGTTGATTTAAGCAAAGATAATGCTTTAGAAATGTTTATGATCATGCTCGTGGGTCTATTATTCTTTTTTGCTCTAGCAGTTTTTAGTAAGTATTTTTATATTAAAAACTCTAGATCAATTCAAGACACATTATCGATGTGTGTGGCATTTGGTTCAACAGTTTATTTCGGTGTACCAATTGCATTGTCAATAACACCAGAATCTTTAACTAAAACGGTTGAAGCTTCAGCAAATATGTTTAATGTAGGATTTTGAATCTTTATGTGTTCATGAGCCTTATTTGTTATTAAAAGACCATTACCGGGGACCTCGTTAGATGGTAAAAATTTAAAAGGAAAAGAAAATGATCTTGTAAATATTGAACATCGTTCAAACAAAATTAAATGACTTGATATTAAAGGGGTTATTTTAACACCGATTATTATTTCATTGATTGTTGGTATTGTTCTATGAATTTTACAATTAATTCCTGGAATAGATGTTATTCATGTAACTGATGGTGGTTGAAACACGATTAAACCAGGATATTATTCAATTACAAGAATTGATGCATTAATACCGGGGGTTGACAAAATTTTAATAGTATTATCAGCATTGCCAACACCTTTAGCTTGATTGGCTGTTGGAGCCTTAATAGGTAAAAGCGATATTAATGCAGCAATTAAAAACAAAACTGTTTGGTACACTTTTGCTTTAAAAAATGTTTTTGCAGGTTTGTTCGGAATAGCTGTAGTGAGTGCTATTGCAGCTATTGGTAATGCAACTGGATCATTCGAAATTAGTAAATACGCATTTGTAATGATTGTTTTATCGGCTGCATCACCAATTGCAACAACAATAGTAAGTTATTCAATTATGTACAATAAAGAACCTGTCTTAGCTTCAGAGGCAACAACATTGTCTACAGTGGGATCAGTTGTATCAATGCCGTTGTGAACAATTATTGCTTTATTTGTAGGCTTTTCATCTCCAATATTTGCATAA
- a CDS encoding NAD(P)-dependent oxidoreductase produces the protein MKIFCYGIQDAEKSIFELENKKFKNELFYTNDLLNSENIKNFPNGMDAVILFVNCKADEKALKTFKEKGVKYIVTRTVGTDHIDLKTAASLGYKVGRVPSYSPTAVASLAFAGGIELLRRSGWMFNQTKDFNFKIDGNMFAKELKNSTIGIIGTGKIGYETAKYWKGTGAKVLGFDLFPNDKNNEVLEYTDLETLIKKSELISLHVPYIKGENENLINEALISKMKDFASIVNVSRAPLVDTKAIISAIKSNKLYGYAGDVFTNEGDLINKKLTEADVMKINPEIVELLKLYPRVLISPHVAYFTDEAVKNMAEISFQNLKQLVETGTCDTAVN, from the coding sequence ATGAAAATTTTTTGCTATGGTATTCAAGATGCCGAAAAATCAATCTTTGAATTAGAAAATAAAAAATTTAAAAACGAATTATTTTATACAAACGATTTATTAAATAGTGAAAACATTAAAAATTTTCCAAACGGAATGGATGCAGTAATTTTATTTGTAAACTGCAAAGCCGATGAAAAAGCATTAAAAACCTTTAAAGAAAAAGGGGTTAAATATATTGTTACAAGAACAGTAGGTACCGATCATATTGATTTAAAAACCGCTGCTTCGTTGGGCTATAAAGTAGGGCGAGTTCCATCTTATTCTCCAACAGCGGTTGCTTCTTTAGCGTTTGCTGGTGGTATTGAATTATTACGAAGATCTGGATGAATGTTTAATCAAACTAAAGATTTTAATTTTAAAATAGATGGAAATATGTTTGCCAAAGAATTAAAAAATTCCACAATTGGAATTATTGGAACTGGAAAAATTGGTTACGAAACAGCTAAGTATTGAAAAGGTACAGGAGCTAAAGTTTTAGGATTTGATCTTTTCCCTAATGATAAAAATAATGAAGTTTTAGAGTATACAGATTTAGAAACTTTAATTAAAAAGTCTGAATTAATTTCCTTGCATGTTCCTTACATTAAAGGTGAGAATGAAAACTTAATAAATGAAGCTTTAATTTCTAAAATGAAAGATTTTGCTTCAATTGTTAATGTTTCGCGTGCTCCATTAGTTGACACAAAAGCAATTATCAGTGCAATTAAATCAAATAAACTTTATGGTTATGCTGGTGATGTATTTACTAATGAAGGTGATTTAATTAATAAAAAATTAACTGAAGCCGATGTTATGAAGATTAATCCTGAAATTGTTGAATTACTAAAATTATATCCAAGAGTTTTAATCTCCCCTCATGTTGCCTATTTTACAGATGAAGCTGTAAAGAATATGGCAGAAATATCATTCCAAAATTTAAAACAGTTAGTAGAAACAGGAACTTGTGACACTGCTGTTAATTAA
- a CDS encoding acetate kinase, which yields MILVVNSGSSSIKFKLFAIKKNVPIAILDGLAERIGVDGFLKIEFNGEKHQFNQKMSNHNEAIQFILKQFEELKVIKDKKDIAAVGFRIVHGGKITEPVVIDKKVFKEIEACVKLAPLHNPGALVAIEAFKIEMPKVKLIASFDTSFHQTMDEETFLYSVPYEWYKKYQVRKFGFHGISYKYITEKYAKMIKKPVGKLNLIICHLGSGASVACVKNGKSIDTTMGFTPLAGLMMGTRSGDIDPSIIQYMVKALNKDVFEITSILNKESGLKGFSEISSDMREIIAEVEKGNKHAVLTLNKYSQNVADFIVKYANRLEGKIDALIFTAGIGENSDTVRKEIINRVNILGLKLNPKENIKRYDDFLKISNKDSKFDIYAIKTNEELMICQETMDLTS from the coding sequence ATGATCTTAGTAGTTAACTCGGGAAGTAGTTCAATCAAATTTAAATTATTTGCTATAAAGAAAAATGTACCAATCGCAATTTTAGACGGATTAGCTGAAAGAATCGGTGTGGACGGATTTTTAAAAATTGAATTCAATGGTGAAAAACATCAATTTAATCAAAAAATGAGTAATCACAATGAAGCTATTCAATTTATTTTAAAACAATTTGAAGAATTAAAAGTTATCAAAGATAAAAAAGATATTGCAGCTGTTGGATTTCGAATAGTACACGGAGGTAAAATAACAGAACCTGTTGTTATTGATAAAAAAGTCTTTAAAGAAATTGAGGCTTGCGTTAAATTAGCACCACTACATAATCCAGGTGCATTAGTTGCAATTGAAGCTTTTAAAATAGAAATGCCAAAAGTTAAATTAATTGCCTCATTTGATACTTCGTTCCACCAAACAATGGATGAAGAAACTTTCTTATATTCTGTTCCTTATGAATGATACAAAAAATATCAAGTTAGAAAATTTGGTTTTCACGGAATTAGTTACAAATATATAACAGAAAAATATGCAAAAATGATTAAAAAACCTGTTGGCAAATTAAATTTAATAATTTGTCATTTAGGAAGTGGAGCTTCTGTTGCTTGTGTAAAAAATGGTAAATCCATTGACACAACAATGGGATTCACTCCTTTAGCTGGACTAATGATGGGAACAAGATCAGGTGATATTGACCCATCAATTATTCAATATATGGTTAAAGCACTTAATAAAGATGTGTTTGAAATAACTTCTATATTAAATAAAGAATCAGGACTAAAAGGGTTTTCTGAAATAAGTAGTGACATGAGAGAAATCATTGCCGAAGTTGAAAAAGGTAACAAACACGCCGTATTAACATTGAATAAATATTCACAAAATGTAGCGGATTTTATTGTTAAATATGCAAACAGATTAGAAGGAAAAATTGATGCTTTAATTTTTACTGCCGGAATTGGTGAAAATTCTGACACAGTACGTAAAGAAATAATTAATAGAGTTAACATTTTAGGTTTAAAGTTAAATCCAAAAGAAAATATCAAACGTTATGACGACTTTTTGAAAATATCAAACAAGGATTCAAAATTTGACATTTATGCAATTAAGACAAATGAAGAATTAATGATTTGTCAGGAGACTATGGATTTAACTAGCTAA
- the pta gene encoding phosphate acetyltransferase, producing the protein MIKIEEIKQELISNKNKKKIVFPEGQEEIIQKVANYLVENKIAEPILLFNDKKDIPKTLNSQVKILNLEDIDTTTLANQFFELRKGKVTIEDAKKLMRQRNYFGAMMMQNNESDSMLCGLTFTTADTLRPALQIIKTSPSALLATSVFIMKKDDQTFFFSDCALNIKPTSEQLVSTGKMVAKFAKQMQVKNPEVAFLSYSTNGSGAGEDVDRVNKAVEILKNENVDFIIEGEMQFDAAFDKKVRDKKFPNNKLTKNTPDVFIFPEIQSGNIGYKIAQRMGGWEAVGPFILGLNKPVNDLSRGATYEDVLQTAIITIYQSMEVE; encoded by the coding sequence ATGATTAAAATTGAAGAAATAAAACAAGAACTTATTAGTAACAAAAATAAAAAGAAAATCGTTTTTCCTGAGGGACAGGAAGAAATTATTCAAAAAGTTGCTAATTATCTTGTTGAAAACAAAATTGCTGAACCAATTTTGTTATTTAATGATAAAAAAGATATCCCAAAAACTTTAAATTCTCAAGTTAAAATTTTGAATTTAGAAGACATTGACACAACAACTTTAGCAAATCAATTTTTTGAATTACGTAAGGGCAAAGTGACAATTGAAGATGCTAAAAAATTAATGCGTCAAAGAAATTATTTTGGTGCAATGATGATGCAAAATAACGAATCAGATTCAATGTTGTGTGGTCTTACATTCACAACCGCAGATACATTGCGACCAGCTTTGCAAATTATTAAAACAAGTCCGTCTGCATTGCTTGCTACATCAGTATTTATAATGAAAAAAGATGATCAAACTTTCTTTTTCTCAGATTGTGCTTTAAACATTAAACCAACCTCAGAGCAACTAGTTTCAACTGGAAAAATGGTGGCAAAGTTCGCCAAACAAATGCAAGTTAAGAATCCTGAAGTTGCTTTCTTGAGTTATTCAACAAACGGTAGTGGGGCAGGAGAAGATGTTGATCGTGTTAATAAAGCGGTTGAGATTTTAAAAAATGAAAATGTCGATTTTATAATTGAAGGAGAAATGCAGTTTGATGCTGCTTTTGATAAAAAAGTAAGAGATAAAAAGTTCCCAAACAATAAACTTACAAAAAATACTCCTGATGTTTTCATTTTCCCTGAAATTCAATCCGGGAATATAGGTTATAAAATCGCTCAAAGAATGGGTGGTTGAGAAGCTGTAGGTCCATTTATCTTGGGGTTAAATAAACCCGTTAATGATTTATCGCGTGGAGCAACTTATGAAGATGTTTTACAAACAGCAATCATCACAATTTACCAATCTATGGAGGTAGAATAA
- the lpdA gene encoding dihydrolipoyl dehydrogenase, whose product MFEVKFADIGEGLTEGKVTEILVKIGDQVKMGDSLFHVETDKVNSEIPTPVAGTIAKILVKPDEEIKVGQVVFVIDDGSTSSPVKEENKSEAKSEPVEENASVVGSTPVSNDVLPSRAPEAQKPSQPTIQKSSVKYDTKEDFDVIVVGAGIGGYVSAIKVAQLGLKAMIVEKQYYGGVCLNVGCIPTKALLKAAKAFDIALNKNDVFGISYPGNVKPSLDWKKVQSRKDDIVGKLTGGVRYLLDKNKVKRIEGKAQALDPNTVEVDGIKYGCKNLIIATGSVPNSLPLPGFAEAAKSGYLINSTGALSLPTIPKKLVIIGGGVIGVEFACLYANVGVEVTILQGLPTILEMLDKDVITEMTKQLKERYKINVITNAKIKEIKDKSVIYELDGKEQKITTDYCLESVGRKTVIDGFENMGLDITDRKAINVDDYCETNIEGVYAIGDVIGKAMLAHVASHAGIVAANRIAMKNGSSKAHDIKMDFAKIPSCIYTSPEVAMIGKTEQQLEKEGVEYKAFKFPFSAIGKALVDDHPYGFVKLIVEPKYKTVLGAHIIGSTATEMISEITTLIECEGTITEVARAIHPHPTMSEAIGEVAEALETGLPINL is encoded by the coding sequence ATGTTTGAAGTAAAATTTGCAGATATTGGAGAAGGTTTAACTGAAGGTAAAGTTACTGAAATTTTAGTTAAAATTGGAGACCAAGTAAAAATGGGGGATAGTTTATTTCACGTTGAGACTGATAAAGTTAATTCTGAAATTCCAACTCCCGTTGCAGGGACAATTGCTAAAATCTTAGTTAAACCCGATGAAGAGATTAAGGTTGGACAAGTGGTTTTTGTAATCGATGATGGTTCAACATCATCACCTGTAAAAGAAGAAAATAAATCAGAAGCAAAATCTGAACCAGTTGAAGAAAATGCTAGTGTTGTTGGTTCAACACCAGTATCAAATGACGTTCTTCCAAGTCGTGCACCAGAAGCTCAAAAACCTTCTCAACCAACAATTCAAAAATCAAGTGTTAAATATGACACAAAAGAAGATTTTGATGTAATTGTTGTTGGAGCGGGAATTGGAGGATACGTTTCTGCAATTAAAGTTGCGCAACTAGGTTTAAAAGCAATGATTGTTGAAAAACAATATTATGGAGGAGTTTGTTTAAATGTTGGATGTATTCCAACCAAAGCATTATTAAAAGCAGCAAAAGCCTTTGATATTGCTTTAAATAAAAATGATGTTTTTGGAATTTCATACCCAGGGAATGTTAAACCTTCTTTAGATTGAAAAAAAGTTCAATCTCGTAAAGATGATATTGTTGGTAAATTAACTGGAGGAGTTCGTTATTTACTAGATAAAAATAAAGTTAAACGCATTGAGGGAAAAGCTCAAGCTTTAGATCCAAATACTGTTGAAGTTGATGGAATTAAATATGGATGTAAAAATTTAATCATCGCAACTGGATCAGTTCCAAATTCATTACCTTTACCAGGATTTGCTGAAGCAGCTAAATCAGGTTATTTAATCAATTCAACTGGTGCTTTATCTTTACCTACTATTCCTAAAAAATTAGTAATTATTGGTGGAGGAGTTATTGGTGTTGAATTTGCTTGTTTATATGCAAATGTTGGCGTAGAAGTAACTATATTACAAGGATTACCTACAATTTTAGAAATGCTTGATAAAGATGTAATTACTGAAATGACTAAGCAATTAAAAGAACGTTACAAAATCAATGTTATAACTAATGCAAAAATTAAAGAAATTAAAGATAAATCAGTTATATATGAACTTGATGGAAAAGAACAAAAAATCACAACTGATTATTGTTTAGAATCTGTTGGAAGAAAAACTGTTATTGATGGTTTTGAAAATATGGGATTAGACATAACTGATAGAAAAGCAATTAATGTAGATGATTATTGTGAAACTAACATTGAAGGAGTTTATGCAATCGGTGACGTTATTGGTAAAGCAATGTTAGCGCATGTGGCATCACATGCAGGAATTGTTGCTGCAAATAGAATTGCTATGAAAAATGGAAGTTCTAAAGCACATGATATTAAAATGGATTTTGCAAAAATTCCAAGTTGTATTTATACATCTCCTGAAGTTGCAATGATTGGAAAAACTGAGCAACAACTTGAAAAAGAAGGCGTTGAATACAAAGCATTTAAATTTCCATTCTCAGCAATTGGAAAAGCTTTAGTTGATGATCATCCTTACGGGTTTGTTAAACTAATTGTTGAACCTAAATATAAAACTGTACTAGGAGCTCACATAATTGGTTCAACAGCAACAGAAATGATTTCTGAAATTACAACATTAATTGAATGTGAAGGAACAATAACTGAAGTTGCAAGAGCAATTCACCCTCACCCAACTATGAGTGAAGCAATTGGTGAAGTTGCAGAAGCTTTAGAAACAGGTTTACCAATCAATTTATAA